In Streptomyces sp. NBC_00390, the following are encoded in one genomic region:
- a CDS encoding GNAT family N-acetyltransferase has product MDTSDDVRITTVINSEGAEHALGEILPIYETVFAEPPYNEGPRDVADFLERFQRERVARGFRLVCAEQDGHPAGFAYGYPLQSVTTWWDGLLDAELEDPVTREDGHRTFVIMELAVLPDFRRRGLARHLHDGLVDNQEAERVTLAVRPEAQPALALYGSLGYQLVGHSRPWKDAPTYQVLLKNRST; this is encoded by the coding sequence GTGGACACGAGCGACGACGTACGGATCACCACGGTCATCAACAGTGAGGGGGCCGAGCACGCACTCGGCGAGATCCTGCCGATCTACGAGACGGTGTTCGCCGAGCCGCCGTACAACGAAGGCCCGCGCGACGTGGCCGACTTCCTCGAGCGCTTCCAGCGCGAACGCGTTGCGCGCGGGTTCCGGCTCGTCTGTGCCGAGCAGGACGGACACCCGGCCGGCTTCGCGTACGGCTACCCCCTTCAGTCCGTCACCACCTGGTGGGACGGGCTGCTCGACGCCGAACTCGAGGACCCGGTCACCCGCGAGGACGGGCATCGCACATTCGTCATCATGGAACTCGCCGTACTTCCCGACTTCCGTCGGCGCGGCCTGGCTCGCCACCTCCATGACGGGCTCGTCGACAACCAAGAGGCCGAACGCGTCACCTTGGCCGTACGCCCCGAGGCACAGCCAGCACTCGCCCTCTACGGGAGCCTCGGGTATCAACTGGTCGGCCACAGCCGTCCGTGGAAGGACGCCCCGACCTATCAGGTGCTCCTCAAGAACCGTTCTACGTAG